From one Streptomyces sp. R41 genomic stretch:
- a CDS encoding ectoine synthase has protein sequence MIVRSFKDIEGTDRHVRSASGTWESKRIVLAKEKVGFSVHETILYAGTETSMWYANHIEAVVCVEGEAELTDDETGRKYTITPGTMYLLDGHERHTMRIKEDFRCICVFNPPVTGREDHDENGVYPLLTEPEEV, from the coding sequence GTGATAGTCCGTTCGTTCAAGGACATCGAAGGCACCGACCGGCACGTCAGGTCGGCCTCGGGCACCTGGGAGAGCAAGCGCATCGTCCTCGCCAAGGAGAAGGTCGGCTTCTCCGTGCACGAGACGATCCTGTACGCGGGTACGGAGACGTCGATGTGGTACGCGAACCACATCGAGGCCGTCGTGTGCGTCGAGGGCGAGGCCGAGCTCACCGACGACGAGACCGGGCGGAAGTACACGATCACGCCCGGAACCATGTACCTCCTCGACGGCCACGAGCGGCACACGATGCGGATCAAGGAGGACTTCCGCTGCATCTGCGTCTTCAATCCGCCCGTCACCGGACGGGAGGACCACGACGAGAACGGCGTCTACCCGCTGCTCACCGAACCCGAGGAGGTCTGA
- the thpD gene encoding ectoine hydroxylase, translated as MTTITDLYPSRGATEVSVPRQDPVVWSAPGEPGPIAVSELQAYERDGFLPVEELITENEVAVYRQELERLVTDPAIRADERSIVEPTSREIRSVFEVHRISEVFARLVRDERVVGRARQILGSDVYVHQSRINVKPGFGASGFYWHSDFETWHAEDGLPNMRTVSVSIALTENYDTNGGLMIMPGSHKTFLGCAGATPQDNYKKSLQMQDAGTPSDEALTRFATRHGIKLFTGRAGSATWFDCNCMHGSGDNITPFPRSNVFIVFNSVENAAVEPFAAPVRRPEFIGARDFTPVK; from the coding sequence ATGACCACCATCACCGACCTCTACCCCAGTCGCGGCGCCACCGAGGTGTCCGTGCCCCGCCAGGACCCGGTCGTGTGGAGCGCGCCGGGCGAGCCGGGACCGATCGCGGTGTCCGAGCTCCAGGCATACGAGCGTGACGGCTTCCTCCCCGTCGAGGAGCTCATCACCGAGAACGAAGTCGCCGTGTACCGCCAGGAGTTGGAGCGGCTCGTCACCGATCCCGCGATCCGCGCCGACGAGCGGTCCATCGTCGAGCCGACGTCGCGGGAGATCCGGTCCGTCTTCGAGGTGCACCGGATCAGCGAGGTCTTCGCCCGTCTCGTCCGTGACGAGCGCGTGGTCGGGCGGGCCCGGCAGATCCTCGGCTCGGACGTGTACGTCCACCAGTCGCGGATCAACGTCAAGCCGGGGTTCGGGGCCAGCGGCTTCTACTGGCACTCGGACTTCGAGACCTGGCACGCCGAGGACGGTCTGCCGAACATGCGGACCGTGTCCGTCTCGATCGCGCTGACCGAGAACTACGACACCAACGGCGGCCTCATGATCATGCCCGGGTCGCACAAGACGTTCCTCGGGTGTGCGGGGGCCACACCGCAGGACAACTACAAGAAGTCGCTGCAGATGCAGGACGCGGGCACGCCCTCCGACGAGGCGCTCACCCGCTTCGCCACCCGGCACGGCATCAAGCTCTTCACGGGCAGGGCCGGTTCGGCGACCTGGTTCGACTGCAATTGCATGCACGGCTCGGGGGACAACATCACGCCGTTCCCGCGCAGCAATGTCTTCATCGTGTTCAACAGCGTGGAGAACGCGGCCGTGGAGCCGTTCGCGGCGCCGGTGCGCAGGCCCGAGTTCATCGGGGCCAGGGACTTCACGCCGGTGAAGTAG